The Gemmatimonadota bacterium genomic interval ACGCTAGGATCGAGAGGAGCAGGTCCTGTTCGACCTGACGGTCCTCGCGCCAAGGGACGGTCTTCCTCCATGCGGCCAAAACGGGCCTTGGTATCACGCCGCTTGCTCCACAAGCGTGTTCACCACGACACCCCAACCGTGATCATGGCTCCCTCGCCTCTCTCCTGAAGAGACGAGAAGGGTGTGGTCGCCCGTGTCCGGGGAAGCAAGCTCGCGAAGCCGATCGATCTTGAGGTCCGGATGTGTTCGCGAGAGAAACCAGCCGCATCGGCGAACAGCAGCGCGAGAGCGGAGTCGCGCGGCTTCCACGAGCTTCTCCACGTCCAGATCCAGCCCCCCGAGGACTTCGAGAATGACATTGATCCCGGCGCCGGCTTCAGGTCGATCCGCGAGGTCGAGCACGCAGGTCTCCGGAGTCGCCACCGACAAGGACCCGGTGGGGCCGGTAAGGCCCTGGACGGCGCGCGCCGCAATGCCCGAGGCGGTGTAGAACCGCAAGCGAATCCCGCCGATATCTCTATCGCCCACCTTGCCATCGCAGACCACTTGGAATAGCTGCGATGCTTGGTGGCTGGCCCCGTGACGAGCAGCAGCGGTGAGGAAGGCGAGGTAGTAGGCGCGACCAAGGTGGCGCATCATGTCGTCGATGAACCAATCGGCGGGTACGACTCCCCAGGAGCGGTACTCCGGCGGTACGAGCACGTAGAGCCCCTTCGTCGGGCTGAACAGTTTCTTTCGTGCCTTTGCCTTGTGCACGGCCCAGTAGGTGGTCTTCAAGGTCGCACCAGCACGCGCGGCTAATTCCGGCGCAGTGATAGTCACTACACCCTCAGATAGAAGCCTATCCCACAGCGGCGCAAATGTAAGTAAAGGCATGAATCTAAGTGTATAACAAATATTGAAGTTGTTGCATACTAAGAAAATTGTATGCTGAGACGTGAAACTTTGGATTAGCCAAAGTTAGAAAGATTTTGATACGGAACGCAACTGTGTCAGAGTTGACTGTTCCGGTCGACTAGCCTACGCGGGTCGGCGACAGGGCCCTGCGACCCTCCTCCTTCGGCATTTCTTCGCCTACCTTCCAGGCCTCTCATGATGTCCCTCTCGGAGCATACACCCGACCGCTGTGACCTCCTTCGAACTCGTCTCACGGCACGAGCCCGCGGGTGACCAGCCCACCGCGATAGTCGAGCTCAACGAAGGCCTCAAGCGGGGGGACACCGCGCAGGTTCTCCTGGGAGCCACAGGCACCGGGAAGACGTTCTCGATCGCGCACGTGATCGCTGATTACGGCCGGCCGACGCTCGTGATGTCGCACAACAAGACGCTCGCCGCGCAGCTCTACGGTGAGCTCAAGTCGCTTTTCCCGCACAACGCGGTCGAGTTCTTCATCTCGTACTACGACTACTACCAGCCCGAGGCCTACGTCCCTTCGACGGACACCTACATCGAAAAGGACGCCTCGATCAACGAGGACATCGAGCGGATGAGGTTGCGCACGACCTCGTCTCTCATGGAACGAGAGGACGTCATTGTGGTTGCGTCGGTCTCGTGCATCTACGGTCTCGGAAGCCCGATGGACTACCGGAGCCTGATGCTCCACGTCGAGGTCGGAGGCGAAAAACCCCGGCGCGACATCCTGCGCGGCCTTGTCGACATCCAGTACCGGCGCAACGACTACCTCTTCGAGCGCGGGACTTTTCGTGTACGAGGGGACACGGTCGAGGTCTTTCCGGCGTACGACGACCAGGCGATCCGCATCGAGCTCTGGGGCGATGAGGTCGAGCGGATCACCCGCTTTGATCCGCTGACGGGAGAGATCATCACGACTCTGGACCGAACCGCGATCTATCCCGCGAGCCACTACGTGACCGAGCGTCGCACGATCGACGAGATGGCCCCCCTCATCCGCTCCGAGCTCGACGAACAGCTCGCCAGGTTCCGGAACGAGGGCAAGCTCCTGGAGGCACAGCGGCTCGAGCAGCGCACGAACTTCGACATCGAGATGATGCTCGAGATCGGGACGTGCCCAGGGATCGAGAACTACTCGCTGTACACGAGTCGGCGCCGGACCGGTGAGCGGCCCGCGTGCCTGATCGACTATTTCCCGGCGGACTTCCTCACGATCGTCGACGAGTCGCACGTGTCCTTGCCGCAGATCAACGGCATGTACAAGGGCGATCGGTCCCGGAAGGAGACGCTGATCGAGCACGGGTTCCGACTTCCGTCCGCGCTCGACAACCGTCCACTCAGGTTCGACGAATGGGCGAGTCTGGTGCCCAAAGCGATCTATGCTTCGGCGACACCCGGCGATTGGGAGATCGAGCGATCGGGTGGCGTCGTAGTCGAGCAGATCATTCGGCCGACGGGTCTGGTCGATCCCGCGGTGGACGTTCGTCCCGTGAAGGGGCAGGTGGACGACCTGCTCGCGGAGATCCGCGAGCGCGAGAAGAGAGGCGAGCGCGTGCTCGTGACGACGCTGACCAAGCGCATGGCGGAAGACCTCGCTGAGTACCTCCAGTCGGTCGGCGTGCGCGTCCGCTACATGCACTCGGAGATCGACACCATCGAGCGCATGGCGATCCTGCGGTCCTTGAGACTGGGCAAGATCGACGTGCTCGTGGGCATCAACCTGTTGCGGGAGGGGCTGGATCTCCCAGAGGTGTCGCTGGTCGCGATCCTCGATGCCGACAAGGAAGGCTTCCTGAGAGATGGACGGTCGCTGATTCAGACCATCGGGCGCGCGGCCCGGAACGTGAACAGCCGAGCGATCATGTACGCGGACCGCGTCACGAAGTCGATGCGGCGTTGCATCGATGAGACGAGTCGGCGGCGTGAGATCCAGATCGCGCACAACAAAGAGCACGGCATCACCCCCCAGACGATCCGGAAGAGCGTCGAGGAGATCGAGTTCTCGACACGCGTCGCGGACGCGCGCGAGGCGCCGGCCGTGGTCGCGGAGCCGCGTGAGACCTACGCCGACGAGGTGAACCGCGAGGAGTATATGAAGATCCTCGAGAAGGAGATGGAGGAAGCGGCGGAGGCGTTGGACTTCGAGCGCGCGGCGCTGATTCGGGATCAGTTGTTCGAGCTGCGGGCGGTGAAGTAGTTTAGGGCCCTCACCATCTCCAAGACCTCACTCGGCACCATATGAAGATTGCGGTAGTCGGCTCGGGATACGTTGGCCTCGTCGCAGGTGCCTGCCTGGCCGAATCCGGCAACGACGTGATCTGTGCCGACATCGATCAGGACAAGATCGACGGTCTCAATCGGGGCGAGATCCCAATCTTCGAACCGGGGCTGGAGCCGCTGATCGAGAGCAACCTCGAGGCGGGCCGCTTGAGTTTCACCACGGAGGTGCCTGAGGCGGTGCGCGCCTCCGAGATCGTTTTTATCGCCGTGGGCACGCCACCGGACGAGGACGGCTCGGCCGACCTTCAGCACGTCCTGGCCGTAGCTCGCACGATCGGCGAGTCGATGAATGGCGAGAAGATCGTGATCACGAAAAGCACCGTGCCGGTCGGCACCGCGAAGCGTGTGAGGGACGAGATCGAGTCGCGGACGAAGCATACGGTCCACGTCTGCTCGAACCCCGAGTTCCTGAAGGAGGGGGCGGCGATCGAGGATTTCATGAAGCCTGATCGCGTGGTGCTCGGTGTGGACTCGGAGTACGCTGCAGAGGTGCTTCGCGATCTGTACGCCCCCTTCGTTCGCACGGGGCGCGAGATCTTGATCATGGACGTTCCTTCTGCCGAGATCACCAAGTACGCGGCCAACTCGATGCTGGCGATGCGGATCAGCTTCATGAACTCGATTGCGCAGCTGTGCGAGAAGGCCGGAGCCGACGTGAATGCGGTGCGACAGGGGATCGGCTCCGATACGCGCATCGGTTCGAGCTTCCTCTTCCCAGGGGTTGGATACGGTGGTTCTTGTTTTCCGAAAGATGTGCAAGCGCTCGCACGCACGATGAGCGAGCTCGGTGCCGACCCTTCGATTCTGCAGGCGGTCGAGCACGTCAATCAGCGACAGAAGCGCATCTTGCTCGAGCGGCTCGTCGATCGGCTCGGGGAAGACCTCACGGGCCGCACCGTTGCGGTTTGGGGTCTCGCCTTCAAGCCGAACACCGACGACATGCGGGAAGCGCCGAGCATCGTCACGATCGAGGGGCTGCTCGAACGGGGGGCGCGTGTGGTCGCTCACGACCCCGTCGCGATGGACGAGGCCCGCCGTCGCTTCGGCGATCGTGTGGAGTTCGCGGACGTCAACTACGACGCCTTGCACGGTGCCGCCGCACTCGTAATCCACACCGAGTGGCACCCATACCGGCGTCCGGACTTCGAGCGCATGCTCGATGCGATGGAGCGGCCGCTCGTCTTGGACGGCCGGAATCTCTACGACCCGGACCAGATGGCCGAGAGGGGCTTCGAATACGTCTCCATCGGCCGCGCCGGCGTCGCGGTCAGGACGGAGCGCAGCGACTAGAGCATGCGTGTACTCGTCACGGGAGCGGCCGGCTTCCTCGGTTCTCATCTCGCTGAGCGATTTCTCAGAGAGGGTGATGAGGTCGTCGGGCTCGACAACTTCGTGACGGGTTCGCTCGATAACTCAGCGATTCTGGAAGCGTTCGAAGGATTCAGGCTGATCGAGCATGATATCTCGCAGCCGATCTTCTTCGACGAGGAACTGGATGGGGTCCTCCACTTCGCCTCTCCCGCGAGCCCCGTCGACTATCTCGAGATCCCGATTCAGACACTGAAGGTGGGTAGCCTCGGCACGCACAACGCACTCGGGATCGCATTGGCCAAGGGTGCGCGTTTTCTCCTCGCCTCCACTTCCGAGGTATACGGGGATCCGCTCGTACATCCTCAGCCCGAGACCTACTGGGGCAACGTGAACCCCATCGGCGTTCGTGGCTGCTATGACGAGGCGAAGCGTTTTGCCGAAGCGATTACCATGGCGTACCACAGACACCATGGGGTCGATACGCGGATCGTTCGCATTTTCAACAGCATCATGGCGGATGAGACCATCATGCTGTTCAACGATGAGTCGATGCATATCGAGGCGGTCGAGGATTACTTCGACTCCCGCTCATCCGATCAATTGATCGTCCGGCGGAAGATGCGCGTGCCCGCCTTCAACCCGGAGACGCTCCGAGTCGAGCTCCGAGAGGCGGACGCCCTCATCAAGTACCCCTCGGGGGGCAAGGACTCGTATCGAGTGAGTATGCGGTACGGACGTCGTATCCGCGTGACAGGCGACCACAGTGTCTTCATTAAGGGGCTCGATGGTCGTCCCCAGGCCGTGCCCGTAAGAGACCTGAAGATCGGCGACTACGTCGGGATTCCCGCCAGGCTCCCAGTTGTCGAGCGCGATCTGCCAGACGTGGACCTCATGCAGCACTTCGTTGAAGCAGCGGATTCCGAGGAGGATCTGTGGGGGTGGGCCCTCGTCGGTGAAGGAATCACTCCGCTTCTG includes:
- the uvrB gene encoding excinuclease ABC subunit UvrB; the encoded protein is MTSFELVSRHEPAGDQPTAIVELNEGLKRGDTAQVLLGATGTGKTFSIAHVIADYGRPTLVMSHNKTLAAQLYGELKSLFPHNAVEFFISYYDYYQPEAYVPSTDTYIEKDASINEDIERMRLRTTSSLMEREDVIVVASVSCIYGLGSPMDYRSLMLHVEVGGEKPRRDILRGLVDIQYRRNDYLFERGTFRVRGDTVEVFPAYDDQAIRIELWGDEVERITRFDPLTGEIITTLDRTAIYPASHYVTERRTIDEMAPLIRSELDEQLARFRNEGKLLEAQRLEQRTNFDIEMMLEIGTCPGIENYSLYTSRRRTGERPACLIDYFPADFLTIVDESHVSLPQINGMYKGDRSRKETLIEHGFRLPSALDNRPLRFDEWASLVPKAIYASATPGDWEIERSGGVVVEQIIRPTGLVDPAVDVRPVKGQVDDLLAEIREREKRGERVLVTTLTKRMAEDLAEYLQSVGVRVRYMHSEIDTIERMAILRSLRLGKIDVLVGINLLREGLDLPEVSLVAILDADKEGFLRDGRSLIQTIGRAARNVNSRAIMYADRVTKSMRRCIDETSRRREIQIAHNKEHGITPQTIRKSVEEIEFSTRVADAREAPAVVAEPRETYADEVNREEYMKILEKEMEEAAEALDFERAALIRDQLFELRAVK
- a CDS encoding UDP-glucose/GDP-mannose dehydrogenase family protein, which produces MKIAVVGSGYVGLVAGACLAESGNDVICADIDQDKIDGLNRGEIPIFEPGLEPLIESNLEAGRLSFTTEVPEAVRASEIVFIAVGTPPDEDGSADLQHVLAVARTIGESMNGEKIVITKSTVPVGTAKRVRDEIESRTKHTVHVCSNPEFLKEGAAIEDFMKPDRVVLGVDSEYAAEVLRDLYAPFVRTGREILIMDVPSAEITKYAANSMLAMRISFMNSIAQLCEKAGADVNAVRQGIGSDTRIGSSFLFPGVGYGGSCFPKDVQALARTMSELGADPSILQAVEHVNQRQKRILLERLVDRLGEDLTGRTVAVWGLAFKPNTDDMREAPSIVTIEGLLERGARVVAHDPVAMDEARRRFGDRVEFADVNYDALHGAAALVIHTEWHPYRRPDFERMLDAMERPLVLDGRNLYDPDQMAERGFEYVSIGRAGVAVRTERSD